CGATCCCGGCCAGCCGCTCCAGCCGGTCGCGTTCCTCCGGCAGGCTGATCAGCTTGAGCAGGCCGTCCGGCAGCTCGGCGTTGGGCTCGGCGTCGATGCCGATGGTGGCGATCTGCGCGGTGCGCGCGAGCACCGCGCCGCGGTAGCCGGCGCAGTGCGTGATGCTGCCGATGATCCCGGCCGGCCAGAGCGGCTCGCCGCGCGGGCCGGCCGGGATCGCCCGGGGCGGCAGGTCGAGCCGGGCCAGGGCGCGGCGGGCGCAGGCGCGGCCGGTGGCGAACTCGGCGCGGCGGGAGGGCACCGCGCGCTCGACCCGCTCGACCTCACCCGGCAGCGGCTCCTCGCCGAGGTCGCGCCGGGTGTCCACGGCCACGGCGGGCTCGGGCACGATCGTCGCGATCAGGGCGGGCGCCCCGTCGTCGCGGAGCGGCTGCGTCGGGGTCGCGGACTGGGCGCTTTCCATGGCAATGATCGTAGACACCGGGCGGGCCGCGGTACACCGCGGGCGGCCGCGACGGCGCCGTCGGGCCGCGCCGCCGCGTGCGGCCCAGATCGACATTCCCCGGTGGTTTCCTGAAGGAGGGCCAAGAATTCGCGCCCTCACACGCTCGAGACGGAAAATCCACCTCAACCATTCCCTTCCGCGATACGTGTGTGTTGTCATAGGGAGCCCACAGGGCATGGGCTTCGCTCGAGGGGGCGCGACTATGACTGAGGCAGGCAAAGACGCCGGCCGTGGAGCGGGTGGGGGCGCGGAGCGCACCTGCCGTTTGCCGTACCTGCTACGGGAACCGGTGGGCCGTGAGCGCGAGTCTGCGTGGCTGGACGAGGTCTCGGCGCCCGGGCCGGCGGTGGGCGGTGCCGCGCCGCAGGTCGCCGCTTCGGCCGCGGTCGCGCTCGTCACCGGCCCGGCCGGGGTGGGCAAGACCGCGTTGGCCGTGCACTGGGCCGGGCACGCGCGCGCCCGCTTCCCGGACGGCCTGCTCTACGCGGATCTGCGCGGCCGCACGGCGGCGCCGGAGCGGTCGGCCGAGGTGCTCGGCCGCTTCCTGCGCGCGCTCGGCACCGCGGCGGAGCAGCCGCCGAAAGACCCGGGCGAAATGCTCCTGCATTACCGCTCGCTGCTCAAAGACCGCAGAATTCTCATCGTGCTCGACGACGCCGCATCAGTCACACAAGTCAGCTCACTGCTTCCGGACATTGGACCTTGCATGGTGATGGTCACCAGTCGCACCGAGCTCACCGGGATCGAAGGCGCGCGGCATCTCATGCTCGACGCCGTCGACTTCACCCCCGCCTACCGCGCCCTGCCGAAGCCGGCCCGGCGCCTGCTGCGCCTGCTCGGCCTGCACCCCGGGCCCGAGCTGTGCCTGCCCGCCGCGGCCGCACTGGCCGGCCTCGAACCGGCGCACACCCAGCCGCTGCTCGACGCGCTCGCCGAGGCCGGGCTGATCGAGTCGCTGCCGACGATCCCGGCGCGGCTGCGCCTGCCGGACGCCGTCGCCGCCTTCGCCCTGGCGCGAGCCGAGCGGGAGGAGCCGGCCGAGGAGCTCAGGGTCGCGCGACGGCGGGTGCTGCAGTGGTACCTGCACGGCTCCTATCTGGCGAGCGGGCACGCCGACCTGGACTGCTACCGCGCCGTCGAGCTCTCCTTCACCATGGCCCGGCACCGGCCGCCGGTGATCGCGGGCCCGCGCGCGGCCCTGGAGTGGTACGACCGGGAGTGGACCAACCTGCTCTCGGCGCTCGACGCGGCCGAGGAGCACGGCTTCCCCGACCTGCTCTGGCAGCTCGCCGCGACGCTGCGGCACGCGTACCTGCGGCCGGACCGGGTGGAGGCCTGCCTCGCGCTGCAGCGGATCGCGCTCGCCTCGGCCCGCCGCCGGCGCAACCGGCACGCCGAGGCGGTCACGCTCGACAGTCTCGCCCTCGCGCTGCGCCGGGCCGGCCGGCTCGAGGAGGCCGGGGAGGCCAACCGCTCGGCCATCGCGCTCTGGCAGCTGCGCGGCGAGCGGCTGCCCGAGGCGCTGGCCCGGCTGACCCAGGCGCGGCTGCTGGCGGACGAACGCGACTGGTCGCACGCCGTCCCGCTCGGCTGGGCGATCGTGGCGAGCGCGGAAGGCCTCGGCGAGCGGCGGCTCGAGGCGGCGGCCCTCGGCCTGTTGGCCGAGGGGTACGCCGAGACCTGCCGGTTCGAGGAGGCAAGGCTGCTGCTGCACGAGGCGGTGGCGATCTACCGCGCCGAGCCGTGGGCGGTGGGCCTGGCCGACGCCCTGTGGAACACCAGCAGGGTACTGCGCCAGGTCGGCCGCCCGGCCGCCGCGCTCGGCCCGGCCCGGGACGCGCTGGCGCAGGCCGAGCTCACCTCGGACGGCGTCCGGCAGGGCCGCACCCTGCTCGAGCTCGCCCGGGTCTGGCACGCGAACGGCCACGACGAGAAGGCGCTGGCCACCTTCCAGCGTGCCACCGCCCAGGCGCGGCTGTGCCTGGACCGCGGCGGCGAGGCGCGGGCCCTCGGCAGCGTCGCCGAGTACTACCGCGCCCACGGCGACCTGAGCGCGGCGCACGCGTTCGACGAGCGGGCGGTCGAGATCTCCCGCATCGCCGGCGACCGCTGGCAGCTGGCGCTGAGCCTGGATCAGGCGGCCGAGACGCTCGATCGGCTCAAGCAGAGCGTGGCGGCGCGGCGGGCGCGGCAGGAGGCGTACGCCTTGTTCGAGCCGTTCGACGAACCGCGGGCGCACCAGGCGCGGGGCGCACTCGCCGGCGCGCTCGACCCGGGACCACCTTCTAGGCTGAACCACAGAGACCGGCGGACCGTGCACGACGGCGGGCCCGGCTAGCAGCCGGCTAGCGCCGTCGGCCTTCGCCCGCGCACCGCGCACCGCGACCTCCGGGTGGCACCGCAACCCCGCGCAGCGCGCGACCCGGCCACGGCGCAACCCCTGTGAGGACCATGATGACCGAGCGTTCCGCCTTCTCCCCCGACGATCTCGCCGTGCCGCTGATCCAGGCGCCGATGGCCGGCGGGCCGTCCGCTCCGGTGCTCGCCGCGGCGGTCGGCTCTGCCGGCGCGCTCGGGTTCCTGGCAGGCGGGTACCTGCCGACGGCGACGCTGGGCGCGCAGATCGTCGAGCTGCGGGCGTCGCTCGGCGGCGGCGTGCCGTTCGGCGTCAACCTGTTCGTGCCGCAGCCGGTGGCCGAGCCGCACGCGGTGGCCGCGTACCGTGAGGGGCTGGCGGCGGAGGCCGAGCAGCTCGGCGTCACGCTGCCGGAGCCGGATCTCGAGGACACCGGCGACTGGGCGGAGAAGATCAGCCTGCTGCTTCAAGACCCGGTGCCGGTGGTCTCCTTCACCTTCGGCCTGCCCGAGGCCGAGGTGATCGCTCGACTGCGCAGCCAGGGCACATACACCGTGGCCACGGTGACGACGCGCGACGAAGCACGCGCGGCCCAGGCAGTCGGCGTGGACGCGTTGTGCGTGCAGGGTCCTGAGGCGGGCGGCCACCGGGGCACGTTCGACCCGGCTGCCGCTCCGTCGACGACCTCGCTCGACGAACTCCTCGGCCAGGTCTCCGCGGTCGTCGATCTCCCGCTCATCGCCGCGGGCGGCGTCAGCACCGCGAAGGACGTGGCCCGGCTGCGCGCCGCGGGCGCGCGGCTCGTCCAGGCGGGCACGGCGTTCCTGCGCGCGGACGAGGCCGGGACGCAGCCGTTGCACCAAGCGGCGTTGGCCGACGAGCGGTTCACCGAGACCGTGCTCACCCGGGCGTTCTCGGGTCGCTGGGCCCGCGCCCTGCGCAACGGCTTCACCGACCGTCATCCGCACGCCCCCGCCGCGTACCCGGCGCTGCATCAGCTGACGAGTCCGCTGCGGGCCGAGGCGGTGCGGCGCTCGGACGCGGACTGGCTCAGCCTCTACGCCGGAGTCGGCTTCCGTGCGGCGCGAGCGGAGCCGGCCGCAGCGATCGTCGCGCGGCTGAGCGCCGCGGCGTAGGGCATGATGGCGCGCATGCAGAGCACGGGTGAGCGGACGACCGACGATCCCCCGGCCGTCGCCGGCGCTGCGACCGCGGCGCGCAGGCGGGCGGAGTTGGTCGAGGCGATCGAGTCGGGCGCCACGCCGAAATGGCTGATGTTCTGGGGCCACCGGCCGGAGCGGGACGGGTCGATCGGCAAGGGCTGCCTCTCCCAGTGGTGGCCGTGCCGCTTCTCCGTGGACGGCGTCGCCTACTCCTCGGCCGAGCACTGGATGATGGCCGGCAAGGCCCGCCTGTTCGAGGACGAGCAGGCGCTCGCCCGCATCCTGGCGGCCCCGACGCCGGCCGAGGCGAAGAACCTGGGACGCACCGTGCGCGGCTTCGACGACGACCGCTGGGCCGACGCCTGCTTCGACCTGGTGGCGGCGGGCAACGTGGCGAAGTTCGGGCAGGACCCGGCCCTGCGCGACTACCTGCTCGGCACCCGGGCACGGGTGCTGGTCGAGGCCAGCCCGGTGGACCGGGTCTGGGGCATCGGCCTCGCCGCCGACGACCCGCGCGCCGCCGACCCGCGCCGGTGGCGCGGCGGCAACCTGCTCGGCTTCGCGCTGATGCAGGCGCGCGAGGAACTCGCCGCACTGCAGACACACGAGTAGCCGAGCGCCGCCGACTGAGCGCTCGGATACGATTCCTTCACAGAATTCTCATACATCCTTCACAGCACACTCATATCGCCTCTATGGTTCTGCGATCGGGTATCGGCAGACGACTGAGGGGAACCGCACGTGCTCCAGGACTACGCCACCGGCACCGTGGCATCGGCGGACGGGACGAAGATCGGCTTCAGGTACCGCGGGAGCGGACCGGCTGTGGTGCTGGTGCACGGCTCGATGGAATCAGGGCTCAACCACGTGGCGCTGGCCGACGCGCTCGCGGACCGGTACACGGTCTTCCTGCCGGACCGGCGCGGGCGCGGACTGAGCGGTCCGCACGCGGCGGACCACAGCCTGGCCACCGAGGTCGCCGACATCCACGCGGTGGTGGCGCAGGCGGGGGCGAGCCGGATATTCGGAGTGAGCGCGGGCGGCCTGGTCGCGCTCGCGACCGCGCGCCGGCACGGCCGCCTGATCGACAAGGTCGCGCTCTACGAGCCGGCGCTCGTGCTCGCCGACTCCTTCTACGACAACGCCTGGCTGCCCCGGTTCGACGCGCAGATCGCCGCCGGCAAGGTCACCGCGGCCATGGTCACCTCGATGTTCGCGCTACGCCTGGCCCCGACCGGTCTGAAGGTCATCCCGCGCCCGCTGCTCGCCGCGCTCACCGGCATGATGCTCAGCGGCGAGGACAAGGCCGCCGGTCCCGGCGACGTCACCATGCGCCGCCTCGCCCCGACCATCCGGTACGAGGGCGTCATCATCGGCGAGGCCAAGGGCACCGAAGCGGAATACGCCGACGTCGCCGCCGAGGTGCTGCTGCTCAGCGGCGGCAGAGGCCTGGCATGGCTCCGCCCCGGCCGCGACGCGCTCGTTCGTACGCTGCCTCACTCGCGGACGGTGGAGTACCCCGAACTGGACCACGGCGGCTCCAGCGACGTCACGAAGGCGAACCCCAAGGGGCGGCCCGACTTGGTTGCCCGGGACCTCAGCAAGTTCTATGCCTAGACGCGCCTGCTACCTCGGCCCTGGCACCTACGCTTCGCTACGGTGCCGGGGCCTACGTACGGGCGCACGGCAACCTGTTGCTTTTTGGGGCACGGCCCCAAGCCCCGCGCCGGGGACACCCCGGACCCCGCGCATGGCTTGGGCGGGTGGTGAGGGATGGTCGGCGGCTGGGCGAGGGCTGGGGCTGCGCAGGATGACGGGGAGTATCAGGGCTCGTAGGCTCTGCGGGTTCTGGGTAGGCGGCGCAGCGATGTCCGTGTTTGCTGGGGTCCGTGCGAGAAGTGGGCGCGGGTGCGCTGACCTGGGCGGGGAATCGGGGCGGGTGGGGGCGCTCACCTGAGCGGCGTAGCTGCGATTTGTCCGGAATGCGGCGATTATCGGATCGTGTCAGATTTGGTCTTGCCCCAGTCAAAACACTCTCAAGGAGGAGACATGGGCAAGAAGGGAAAGGCTCAGCGCAAGCCCGCTCGGGCTCAGCAGCAGGCCGCCCGTCCCGGCCAGGACGCCTTCGGCGAGGCCGATGAGCGTTCGGCATATCCCGGCCAGTCGCAGCGGTCTGACGCCATGGGCGAGACCGGCGAGCGTTCCGCGCAGCCGGGACGTGGCCAGGGCCAGCGCGCGAAGCGCCCCGGGCAGAAGGGCGCGAATGTCTGACGGGACTGATTCGCGCTAGGTAGGCCCTGCACGGGGCGCGCCCAACGGGTGCGCCCCGTTTGCATGCGCGGAACAGGGCTGCGGGGAACGGGGGCGGGCGCGCTTTCGGCTAGGAGTTGCCGCGCGGGGGCAGCGGGGGGCGGCGGCGGTCGGGGCGGGGGGTGGAGGTGGGCGGCTCCGCGGCGGCCGGGCGCTTCTCGAGCAGGTCGAGGGCCACCTGCACGGCCGCCTCCAGCTGCGTGTTGCGGCCGGATTCCCAGTCCAGCGGGCCGCGCACGACCTCCACGTCCGGCTCGACGCCGTGGTTCTCGATGCCGAAGCCCACGCCGGGGAACCACGCGGCGTTGCGCGGGACGGTGATCTGGGTGCCGTCCACCAGCGTGTGGCGCCCGGTCATCCCCACCACGCCGCCCCAGGTCCGCTGGCCGACCACCGGGCCGAGGCCGAGCTCGCGGAAGGCCGCGACGATCACGTCGCCGTCCGAGCTGGTCGCCTCGTCGGCGATCGCCACGACCGGGCCGCGCAGCGCGTCGCGCGGGTAGCGGGCCGGGCGCCGGCCGCGGGTGAAGTCCCAGGCCAGCACCTTCCGGCTGAGCTTGTCGAGCACCAGCTGGGAGACGTTGCCGCCGGCGTTGCCGCGCACGTCGAGGACGAGGGCCGGGTAGTTGAACTCGCGGCGCAGGTCGCGGTTGAACTGGGCCCAGCCGGAGCCGCCGAGGTCCGGGATGTGCAGGTAGCCGCAGCGGCCTTCACTCAGTTGGCGTACTTTCGCGCGGCGCTGCAGCACCGTGTCCTGGTAGCGGACCGGCCGCTCGTCGCTCAGCGGGGTGACCGCGATCCGGCGCAGCGAGCCGTCCGCCGCGGTACGCAGCACCACCTCGATCGTGGTGCCGCCGGTGCCGGCGAGCAGCGGAAGCGGGCCGAGCAGCGGGTCCGGGGCGCGGCCGGCGATCTCCACCACCTCGTCGCCGGGCCGCACGCCGTGCGCGGCGAGCGGGGCGCGGGCGCGCGGGTCGGAGGACTCGCCGGTCAGCACCCGGTCGATCAGCCAGCGGCCCTGCTCGTCGCGGTGCACGTCCACGCCGAGCAGGCCGAGCGGACGCTGCGGCCGGGCCGGCCCTTCTCCGAGCCGCGAGGCGACCACGTAGGCGTGCGAGGTGCCGAGCTCGCCCAGCAGCTCCTGCAGCACGTCGCTGAAGTCGTCCGGGCTGGCCACCCGGGCGATCAGCGGCTCGTACTGCTCGGTCAGCGCGTCCCAGTCGAGCCCGCACATGCCCGGGTCCCAGTACTGGTCGCGCACCACGCGCGCGGCCTCGCGGTAGGCCTGGCGCCATTCGGCCGCCGGGTCCACCGTGTGCGTGATCCGCCGCAGGTCCACGGTGAACGCGCGGTCCGGGTCGGCGATGCTCAGCACGCTGAGTTCGCCGTCGCTCAAGTACACCAGGGCGGTGCCGTCGCCGGAGACCGCGTACGCGTCGACGTCCTCGGCCAGCACCTCGGTCTGGCCGGCGTCGAGGTCGAAGTACTCGAGCACGGGCTGGCCGGACAGGTCGTCCGGGTTGGCGAAGGTCTGGCCGAGCGCGCCGGAGATGGGCCAGCGCAGCCACACCACGCCGCCGTCCACCGGCGCCGGATCCGAGTACTTCGAGGCGATCACCGGGAACGGCAGCAGCCGCTCCACCAGCGCGTCCGGGTCGACCCGGACGGTGCCGTCGTTGGCCGGCGGGGCCAGCGCGGTGCCGTCCGGGGCGCGGCCCTCGACCGGGATGGAGAAGGGCGCGAGCACGTCCACGGCCAGCGGCACCAGGTAGGGCCGGCAGCCGAGCGGGAAGGACATGTCGCCGGTGTGCACGTCGTGCACCGGATCGAAGCCGCGCCAGGAGAGGAAGACCAGGTAGTGCCCGTCCCGGGTGAAGCAGGGTCCTTCGTCCTCGAACCGTCCGGTGGTGACGTCGTAGATCTTGTCGGACGCGGCGATCTGCACCAGCCGGATCCGCCGCAGCGACTTGTGCGCGACCGCCTGCGACCAGGCCAGCCACTTCGAGTCGGGCGAGAAGGCGAGGCCGGTGAGCGGGCCGTAGGCGGAGCGGACCACGTCGCGCACGGCCCCGTCCGCGGCCTGCACCAGCAGCAGCCGGCCGTCGCTGGTGGCGACGGCGAAGACCGAGCCGTCGGGCGCGGCGGTGAACGCGACCACGCGTCCGATCGCGCCGCGGGCGATGACCCGCGGCGCGGGGACGGGCGGCGGCTGCTCCCAGCCGCCGGTGTCGGCCACGTCGCCCGGCCCGAGCCGGTCGGCCGGGGCGCTGTGCCCGGGCGAGGGCGCGATCGCGATCTCGTCCTCGCCCTCGGCGTCGCTGACCCAGGCGACCTCGTCCGCGCCGATCAGCGCCGGCAGCCGGTTGTGCACGCCCGGCGTGTCGGCCAGGACCCGGGCCGGGCCGTCGTGGTGGGTGAGCCAGTAGAGGCTGCCGCGCACCTGCACCACGCTCGCCCGGCCGTCCCGGTCGCAGTCGAAGCCGCCGAGGTTGTAGGACGCGGGGACCTGATACGGGCGGCGTCCGGTGCGGGCGCCGCCGAGCGGGATGTCGAGCGCGCGCGGGGCCGGGTGTTCCAGGCTCTCGAGCAGGTAGAGGTCGCCGGCGTGCTGGTAGACCACGCGTTCGCCGTCGGTGGCCGCGTTGCGGGCGTAGAAGGTGTCGTGGTCGCTGTGCCGGCGCAGGTCGGTGCCGTCGGGACGGCAGGAGTAGAGGTTGCCGATGCCCTCGTGGTCGGACAGGAAGGCCACCCGCAGCGGTCCCCCGCCGCCGTCTTCGCCGCCGATGAGCATGGGCGCGGCCAGGTGGCCGCCGATGCCCTCGAGCAGCCGCTGCCCGTCCAGCCA
This genomic window from Actinospica robiniae DSM 44927 contains:
- a CDS encoding 4'-phosphopantetheinyl transferase family protein, coding for MESAQSATPTQPLRDDGAPALIATIVPEPAVAVDTRRDLGEEPLPGEVERVERAVPSRRAEFATGRACARRALARLDLPPRAIPAGPRGEPLWPAGIIGSITHCAGYRGAVLARTAQIATIGIDAEPNAELPDGLLKLISLPEERDRLERLAGIEPSVHWDRLLFCAKEAVYKAWYPLAERWLDFEDAAVTFEPEHGRFTARLGVPGPLFQGRELTGFTGRWLVREDLILTAIVLPR
- a CDS encoding AAA family ATPase codes for the protein MTEAGKDAGRGAGGGAERTCRLPYLLREPVGRERESAWLDEVSAPGPAVGGAAPQVAASAAVALVTGPAGVGKTALAVHWAGHARARFPDGLLYADLRGRTAAPERSAEVLGRFLRALGTAAEQPPKDPGEMLLHYRSLLKDRRILIVLDDAASVTQVSSLLPDIGPCMVMVTSRTELTGIEGARHLMLDAVDFTPAYRALPKPARRLLRLLGLHPGPELCLPAAAALAGLEPAHTQPLLDALAEAGLIESLPTIPARLRLPDAVAAFALARAEREEPAEELRVARRRVLQWYLHGSYLASGHADLDCYRAVELSFTMARHRPPVIAGPRAALEWYDREWTNLLSALDAAEEHGFPDLLWQLAATLRHAYLRPDRVEACLALQRIALASARRRRNRHAEAVTLDSLALALRRAGRLEEAGEANRSAIALWQLRGERLPEALARLTQARLLADERDWSHAVPLGWAIVASAEGLGERRLEAAALGLLAEGYAETCRFEEARLLLHEAVAIYRAEPWAVGLADALWNTSRVLRQVGRPAAALGPARDALAQAELTSDGVRQGRTLLELARVWHANGHDEKALATFQRATAQARLCLDRGGEARALGSVAEYYRAHGDLSAAHAFDERAVEISRIAGDRWQLALSLDQAAETLDRLKQSVAARRARQEAYALFEPFDEPRAHQARGALAGALDPGPPSRLNHRDRRTVHDGGPG
- a CDS encoding NAD(P)H-dependent flavin oxidoreductase, giving the protein MMTERSAFSPDDLAVPLIQAPMAGGPSAPVLAAAVGSAGALGFLAGGYLPTATLGAQIVELRASLGGGVPFGVNLFVPQPVAEPHAVAAYREGLAAEAEQLGVTLPEPDLEDTGDWAEKISLLLQDPVPVVSFTFGLPEAEVIARLRSQGTYTVATVTTRDEARAAQAVGVDALCVQGPEAGGHRGTFDPAAAPSTTSLDELLGQVSAVVDLPLIAAGGVSTAKDVARLRAAGARLVQAGTAFLRADEAGTQPLHQAALADERFTETVLTRAFSGRWARALRNGFTDRHPHAPAAYPALHQLTSPLRAEAVRRSDADWLSLYAGVGFRAARAEPAAAIVARLSAAA
- a CDS encoding NADAR family protein, translating into MQSTGERTTDDPPAVAGAATAARRRAELVEAIESGATPKWLMFWGHRPERDGSIGKGCLSQWWPCRFSVDGVAYSSAEHWMMAGKARLFEDEQALARILAAPTPAEAKNLGRTVRGFDDDRWADACFDLVAAGNVAKFGQDPALRDYLLGTRARVLVEASPVDRVWGIGLAADDPRAADPRRWRGGNLLGFALMQAREELAALQTHE
- a CDS encoding alpha/beta fold hydrolase, with amino-acid sequence MLQDYATGTVASADGTKIGFRYRGSGPAVVLVHGSMESGLNHVALADALADRYTVFLPDRRGRGLSGPHAADHSLATEVADIHAVVAQAGASRIFGVSAGGLVALATARRHGRLIDKVALYEPALVLADSFYDNAWLPRFDAQIAAGKVTAAMVTSMFALRLAPTGLKVIPRPLLAALTGMMLSGEDKAAGPGDVTMRRLAPTIRYEGVIIGEAKGTEAEYADVAAEVLLLSGGRGLAWLRPGRDALVRTLPHSRTVEYPELDHGGSSDVTKANPKGRPDLVARDLSKFYA
- a CDS encoding S41 family peptidase produces the protein MQSRSEHGPGYLRYPHVRGSLLTFVAEDDVWLAALAADGSVGRAWRVTADRMRVANPRISPDGATLAWTSWLAPTPEVWTTAVEGGPAMRLSWSGSDDTRVLGWLPGGQILGVSSFHQPFSRYTWAYSLPLDGSLASRLPWGPVSEAAVTSEHVLLLTGTPSHEPAGWKRYRGGATGRLWLDGQRLLEGIGGHLAAPMLIGGEDGGGGPLRVAFLSDHEGIGNLYSCRPDGTDLRRHSDHDTFYARNAATDGERVVYQHAGDLYLLESLEHPAPRALDIPLGGARTGRRPYQVPASYNLGGFDCDRDGRASVVQVRGSLYWLTHHDGPARVLADTPGVHNRLPALIGADEVAWVSDAEGEDEIAIAPSPGHSAPADRLGPGDVADTGGWEQPPPVPAPRVIARGAIGRVVAFTAAPDGSVFAVATSDGRLLLVQAADGAVRDVVRSAYGPLTGLAFSPDSKWLAWSQAVAHKSLRRIRLVQIAASDKIYDVTTGRFEDEGPCFTRDGHYLVFLSWRGFDPVHDVHTGDMSFPLGCRPYLVPLAVDVLAPFSIPVEGRAPDGTALAPPANDGTVRVDPDALVERLLPFPVIASKYSDPAPVDGGVVWLRWPISGALGQTFANPDDLSGQPVLEYFDLDAGQTEVLAEDVDAYAVSGDGTALVYLSDGELSVLSIADPDRAFTVDLRRITHTVDPAAEWRQAYREAARVVRDQYWDPGMCGLDWDALTEQYEPLIARVASPDDFSDVLQELLGELGTSHAYVVASRLGEGPARPQRPLGLLGVDVHRDEQGRWLIDRVLTGESSDPRARAPLAAHGVRPGDEVVEIAGRAPDPLLGPLPLLAGTGGTTIEVVLRTAADGSLRRIAVTPLSDERPVRYQDTVLQRRAKVRQLSEGRCGYLHIPDLGGSGWAQFNRDLRREFNYPALVLDVRGNAGGNVSQLVLDKLSRKVLAWDFTRGRRPARYPRDALRGPVVAIADEATSSDGDVIVAAFRELGLGPVVGQRTWGGVVGMTGRHTLVDGTQITVPRNAAWFPGVGFGIENHGVEPDVEVVRGPLDWESGRNTQLEAAVQVALDLLEKRPAAAEPPTSTPRPDRRRPPLPPRGNS